From the Lampris incognitus isolate fLamInc1 chromosome 6, fLamInc1.hap2, whole genome shotgun sequence genome, one window contains:
- the LOC130114410 gene encoding uncharacterized protein LOC130114410, which produces MNRVTERRATTAIMCALCELCGWREVETGQGIFVVLYTKSFSLLCEEQLTPDQSARPDLLGPSPLLQLAPHYVTDRSVTSAFTPYSWTGKGPRPGQNMRCCAGLRLLLLLCFGMLRVGAGLRCYKCSDYTGRCQNVQECTYEDSCISLSERGGKTIRQCIRYTDCDNSRLTQMFPAISGFTYRCCSSNLCNGSSAAAAAAAAPAAAALGSLLAVWWCLL; this is translated from the exons ATGAACAGAGTGACAGAAAGACGGGCTACAACAGCCATAATGTGTGCGCTGTGTGAGCTGTGTGGATGGCGGGAGGTGGAGACGGGACAGGGCATCTTTGTGGTCTTGTACACAAAGAGCTTCTCTCTGCTGTGTGAAGAGCAGCTGACGCCAGACCAATCAGCCAGACCGGATCTGCTGGGCCCCAGTCCACTGCTGCAGCTAGCTCCCCACTACGTGACGGACCGTTCAGTCACATCTGCTTTCACCCCGTACTCCTGGACTGGGAAAGGGCCACGGCCGGGCCAGAACATGAGGTGCTGTGCTGGACtccgcctgctgctgctgctgtgcttcGGGATGCTGCGTGTAG GAGCGGGCCTTCGCTGCTACAAGTGCTCCGATTACACCGGACGCTGCCAGAACGTGCAGGAGTGCACGTACGAGGACTCGTGTATTTCTCTGAGTGAACGAG GTGGGAAGACCATCCGTCAGTGCATCAGATACACAGACTGTGACAACTCCCGTCTGACGCAGATGTTTCCCGCCATCTCTGGCTTCACATACAGATGCTGCAGCAGCAACCTGTGCAACGGCAGCTCTGCTGCCGCCGCTGCGGCGGCGGCGCCCGCTGCGGCGGCGCTGGGATCTCTGCTGGCCGTGTGGTGGTGTTTGCTCTGA